Sequence from the Candidatus Poribacteria bacterium genome:
AGGAGATCTCAATCCCATGATTAATGAGCGTGGAAATATAAGCGGTCAAAAGATACTGAACCCCTTGGTCACTATGGTGAATCTCTGGAACACTTTGGCTTAATGCGCGTTGCAACGGTCTCAATGTGAGAGGTTGTGTCAACTGCCGACTCAGTTGCCACCCCCTGACCACGCGGGTGAACACATCCATTAATACCGAAGCATAGACGAATTGCTCTTTGAGTCGGACATAGTAATATCGCCGACCCACACCTGATTGCGACGGCAGATGTCAAGGTTCTCAACCCGATTGACCCATTGACCCAAACCATCAACCGATGCTGTGGTTTGACAGCCACGTTTGACAGTAACTAACAGATTTTCTTCTTTCATCAATCGGGCGACTCGACGATAACCGACAGCGTATCCTTTACGCACCAACATCTGCGTGATGCGCCTATAGCCATATGTGGGATACCGGGCAGCCAATTTCTCTCTCTCATCTCGTAACTCTTGTTCAAAGGAATCACTTTTGGGTTGATAATAGAGACTGCTCCGATGCAAGCCAAGTGCATCACAAATTTGTCGAACCGAGTAATCGGTCTGCAATGCTTCAACGATTTGCCGCTTTTGAGACTGACTCAATTGAGCCAAGTCGTGGCTTTTTTTTGGATGTCTAACGCTATCGTCAATCGCCCGACCAGCTGCTCCAGTTGAGCAATATGTTCGATATAGTGTTGGGAGTGCTTGTCGGTCGATTCAAAGAGAGTGGAGGCGTTGTCAAGCAGTTGCTGTTTCCACTTTGAAAGTTGGTCTGCGTTGAGCTGGTGTTTGCGACACAGTTCGGCTTGGGTACTTTGACCGCTCAGTGCCTCAATGACGACTTCCGCCTTAAATTGGGGCGTGAATCTTCTACGTTTTGCCATCGGATAGTTCCTTTCAATTGGATTGGCATCCTATCACAATCTTGGTTGAGATGGTGACCCAAATTTCCGATGGCAGTACAAACCTTCTATATACTGTCCTATTTGGGGTGGTTTCATTTTAAGGATTGAAGGGATTAGGCAGGAGGTAAAATGGGATTATCATACTGATTTTGATTTTCGCGCCGCTTATAACTGTCAATACCAAGCAACGAAATTAAGCAAAAAAATAGCTGAACCTATTGGGGTCAGCCTATTGTTTTTATGTGTTGTTGAAACTTAGCAATTGTTGAGGGTACTGATTTTAATCTTCCCTGCTAGGTTGGTGATGGGAGAGGTGGTCAATGTGGTTCTGGTTGAGTCTGCTGAGTTCCGATCGAATCTCTGACACTTCGGATCGCACTTCATCAATGCGCTTGTCGATTCGATTTTCAAGCCGTTCCATCGCGTGGACAAATATCTCGCTCTGCTT
This genomic interval carries:
- a CDS encoding IS3 family transposase, with product MSQSQKRQIVEALQTDYSVRQICDALGLHRSSLYYQPKSDSFEQELRDEREKLAARYPTYGYRRITQMLVRKGYAVGYRRVARLMKEENLLVTVKRGCQTTASVDGLGQWVNRVENLDICRRNQVWVGDITMSDSKSNSSMLRY
- a CDS encoding transposase family protein, giving the protein MDVFTRVVRGWQLSRQLTQPLTLRPLQRALSQSVPEIHHSDQGVQYLLTAYISTLINHGIEISLAHRGRPWENGYAERLIRTLKE
- a CDS encoding transposase — protein: MAKRRRFTPQFKAEVVIEALSGQSTQAELCRKHQLNADQLSKWKQQLLDNASTLFESTDKHSQHYIEHIAQLEQLVGRLTIALDIQKKATTWLN
- a CDS encoding DUF2970 domain-containing protein produces the protein MDFSAWSPSHLIVAGLAFATIIGQTIAVLARLKTTTERLEKQSEIFVHAMERLENRIDKRIDEVRSEVSEIRSELSRLNQNHIDHLSHHQPSRED